One region of Glycine max cultivar Williams 82 chromosome 9, Glycine_max_v4.0, whole genome shotgun sequence genomic DNA includes:
- the LOC100814260 gene encoding uncharacterized protein isoform X5 yields the protein MTIARPGGNHALPEGIISNTSDLEMRHLWDLHMTKTIENKENTSTNLFAMAVGIKQKDLVNKMVKKFLVSNFVVMLFHYDGIVDEWNDFEWNNQVIHVAVANQSKWWFAKRFLHPDIVAEYGYIFLWDEDLGVEHFHPDRYVSIIKSEGLEISQPALDSEKSEVHHQITARGRRSNVHRRIYKSGVSGKRCDGSSTAPPCTGWVEMMAPVFSRAAWRCIWYMIQNDLIHAWGLDMQLGYCAQGDRTKNVGVVDAEYIVHYGHPTLGGLDVHEVSSRTKDHRVDVRRLSYRELQVFRKRWQKAVEEDECWVDPFQ from the exons GCCTGGTGGAAATCATGCATTACCTGAAGGCATAATCTCCAACACTTCTGATTTGGAAATGCGACATTTGTGGGATCTTCATATGACTAAGACAATAGAG AATAAGGAAAACACGTCAACCAATTTGTTTGCAATGGCTGTTGGGATAAAGCAGAAAGACCTTGTGAACAAAATGGTCAAAAAG TTTCTAGTAAGTAATTTCGTTGTAATGCTCTTCCACTACGATGGCATTGTTGACGAATggaatgactttgaatggaaTAATCAGGTCATTCACGTGGCTGTAGCCAATCAAAGTAAATG GTGGTTTGCCAAGCGTTTCTTACACCCTGACATAGTTGCAGAATATGGTTATATTTTCCTGTGGGATGAGGATCTTGGAGTTGAACACTTTCACCCTGATAG GTATGTTTCTATTATAAAAAGTGAAGGACTGGAGATATCACAACCAGCACTTGATAGTGAAAAATCAGAAGTACATCATCAGATTACTGCACGTGGGAGGAGGTCAAATGTGCACAG AAGGATTTACAAAAGTGGTGTTAGTGGAAAACGTTGTGATGGAAGTAGCACTGCTCCTCCTTGCACAGG GTGGGTTGAAATGATGGCTCCTGTTTTCTCAAGAGCTGCTTGGCGTTGCATTTGGTATATGATCCAG AATGACTTGATCCATGCATGGGGTCTAGATATGCAGCTAGGCTACTGTGCTCAG GGTGATCGAACAAAAAATGTTGGTGTTGTGGATGCTGAATACATAGTCCACTATGGTCATCCTACTCTTGGTGGCTTAGATGTGCATGAG GTTTCATCTCGGACAAAGGATCATAGAGTTGAT GTGAGAAGACTGTCTTACCGTGAATTACAAGTTTTTAGAAAACGATGGCAGAAGGCAGTTGAGGAGGATGAATGTTGGGTCGATCCATTTCAATAA
- the LOC100787685 gene encoding uncharacterized protein isoform X2 — MPGRRNPTSAFIEPIHEIQFEQVLGPINRYTNYPNTIGGFPMQTQLQNTQQTLQQGLSGFHHNLYGIRESSLRNVRIGSPVQNQFPNTSQTLHGGVLGIHHNSYEIGESSSSRNVRMRMTIEEPQLSSSLYPTGQVSRNPSPPWAGRNTTYDPSYDTRGLPVDPHLRCLTYMNCNQPWAIRNTLYDPSYALRGLASDPHLRCLSLENAANHGNGDRLGSN; from the exons ATGCCTGGAAGAAG GAATCCTACATCTGCATTTATTGAGCCGATCCATGAGATACAATTTGAACAAGTGCTGGGTCCTATAAATAGATATACCAATTATCCTAATACTATAGGAGGATTCCCAATGCAAACTCAATTGCAAAATACTCAACAG ACTCTGCAACAAGGATTATCAGGCTTTCATCATAACTTGTATGGAATAAGAGAGTCATCCTTGAGGAATGTTAGGATAGGGTCCCCTGTGCAAAATCAATTTCCAAACACTTCACAG ACTTTACATGGAGGAGTATTGGGCATTCATCATAATTCCTATGAAATAGGAGAGTCATCATCATCAAGGAATGTAAGG ATGAGAATGACAATTGAAGAGCCTCAACTGAGTAGCTCACTTTATCCAACTGGTCAAGTCAGTAGAAACCCTTCCCCACCATG GGCTGGACGAAACACAACTTATGATCCATCATATGATACGCGCGGTTTACCTGTGGATCCCCATTTAAGATGCCTTACCTATATGAATTGCAACCAGCCatg GGCTATAAGAAACACACTTTATGATCCATCATATGCACTGCGTGGATTAGCTTCGGACCCCCATTTGAGATGTTTGTCCTTAGAAAATGCAGCCAACCATG GTAATGGTGATAGGTTGGGTTCGAACTGA
- the LOC100814260 gene encoding uncharacterized protein isoform X4 produces the protein MNTKKLGNDNCKNQCRPGGNHALPEGIISNTSDLEMRHLWDLHMTKTIENKENTSTNLFAMAVGIKQKDLVNKMVKKFLVSNFVVMLFHYDGIVDEWNDFEWNNQVIHVAVANQSKWWFAKRFLHPDIVAEYGYIFLWDEDLGVEHFHPDRYVSIIKSEGLEISQPALDSEKSEVHHQITARGRRSNVHRRIYKSGVSGKRCDGSSTAPPCTGWVEMMAPVFSRAAWRCIWYMIQNDLIHAWGLDMQLGYCAQGDRTKNVGVVDAEYIVHYGHPTLGGLDVHEVSSRTKDHRVDVRRLSYRELQVFRKRWQKAVEEDECWVDPFQ, from the exons AATCAGTGCAGGCCTGGTGGAAATCATGCATTACCTGAAGGCATAATCTCCAACACTTCTGATTTGGAAATGCGACATTTGTGGGATCTTCATATGACTAAGACAATAGAG AATAAGGAAAACACGTCAACCAATTTGTTTGCAATGGCTGTTGGGATAAAGCAGAAAGACCTTGTGAACAAAATGGTCAAAAAG TTTCTAGTAAGTAATTTCGTTGTAATGCTCTTCCACTACGATGGCATTGTTGACGAATggaatgactttgaatggaaTAATCAGGTCATTCACGTGGCTGTAGCCAATCAAAGTAAATG GTGGTTTGCCAAGCGTTTCTTACACCCTGACATAGTTGCAGAATATGGTTATATTTTCCTGTGGGATGAGGATCTTGGAGTTGAACACTTTCACCCTGATAG GTATGTTTCTATTATAAAAAGTGAAGGACTGGAGATATCACAACCAGCACTTGATAGTGAAAAATCAGAAGTACATCATCAGATTACTGCACGTGGGAGGAGGTCAAATGTGCACAG AAGGATTTACAAAAGTGGTGTTAGTGGAAAACGTTGTGATGGAAGTAGCACTGCTCCTCCTTGCACAGG GTGGGTTGAAATGATGGCTCCTGTTTTCTCAAGAGCTGCTTGGCGTTGCATTTGGTATATGATCCAG AATGACTTGATCCATGCATGGGGTCTAGATATGCAGCTAGGCTACTGTGCTCAG GGTGATCGAACAAAAAATGTTGGTGTTGTGGATGCTGAATACATAGTCCACTATGGTCATCCTACTCTTGGTGGCTTAGATGTGCATGAG GTTTCATCTCGGACAAAGGATCATAGAGTTGAT GTGAGAAGACTGTCTTACCGTGAATTACAAGTTTTTAGAAAACGATGGCAGAAGGCAGTTGAGGAGGATGAATGTTGGGTCGATCCATTTCAATAA
- the LOC100787685 gene encoding uncharacterized protein isoform X1, translating to MPGRRCINRNPTSAFIEPIHEIQFEQVLGPINRYTNYPNTIGGFPMQTQLQNTQQTLQQGLSGFHHNLYGIRESSLRNVRIGSPVQNQFPNTSQTLHGGVLGIHHNSYEIGESSSSRNVRMRMTIEEPQLSSSLYPTGQVSRNPSPPWAGRNTTYDPSYDTRGLPVDPHLRCLTYMNCNQPWAIRNTLYDPSYALRGLASDPHLRCLSLENAANHGNGDRLGSN from the exons ATGCCTGGAAGAAG ATGTATAAACAGGAATCCTACATCTGCATTTATTGAGCCGATCCATGAGATACAATTTGAACAAGTGCTGGGTCCTATAAATAGATATACCAATTATCCTAATACTATAGGAGGATTCCCAATGCAAACTCAATTGCAAAATACTCAACAG ACTCTGCAACAAGGATTATCAGGCTTTCATCATAACTTGTATGGAATAAGAGAGTCATCCTTGAGGAATGTTAGGATAGGGTCCCCTGTGCAAAATCAATTTCCAAACACTTCACAG ACTTTACATGGAGGAGTATTGGGCATTCATCATAATTCCTATGAAATAGGAGAGTCATCATCATCAAGGAATGTAAGG ATGAGAATGACAATTGAAGAGCCTCAACTGAGTAGCTCACTTTATCCAACTGGTCAAGTCAGTAGAAACCCTTCCCCACCATG GGCTGGACGAAACACAACTTATGATCCATCATATGATACGCGCGGTTTACCTGTGGATCCCCATTTAAGATGCCTTACCTATATGAATTGCAACCAGCCatg GGCTATAAGAAACACACTTTATGATCCATCATATGCACTGCGTGGATTAGCTTCGGACCCCCATTTGAGATGTTTGTCCTTAGAAAATGCAGCCAACCATG GTAATGGTGATAGGTTGGGTTCGAACTGA
- the LOC100814260 gene encoding uncharacterized protein isoform X6, which translates to MRHLWDLHMTKTIENKENTSTNLFAMAVGIKQKDLVNKMVKKFLVSNFVVMLFHYDGIVDEWNDFEWNNQVIHVAVANQSKWWFAKRFLHPDIVAEYGYIFLWDEDLGVEHFHPDRYVSIIKSEGLEISQPALDSEKSEVHHQITARGRRSNVHRRIYKSGVSGKRCDGSSTAPPCTGWVEMMAPVFSRAAWRCIWYMIQNDLIHAWGLDMQLGYCAQGDRTKNVGVVDAEYIVHYGHPTLGGLDVHEVSSRTKDHRVDVRRLSYRELQVFRKRWQKAVEEDECWVDPFQ; encoded by the exons ATGCGACATTTGTGGGATCTTCATATGACTAAGACAATAGAG AATAAGGAAAACACGTCAACCAATTTGTTTGCAATGGCTGTTGGGATAAAGCAGAAAGACCTTGTGAACAAAATGGTCAAAAAG TTTCTAGTAAGTAATTTCGTTGTAATGCTCTTCCACTACGATGGCATTGTTGACGAATggaatgactttgaatggaaTAATCAGGTCATTCACGTGGCTGTAGCCAATCAAAGTAAATG GTGGTTTGCCAAGCGTTTCTTACACCCTGACATAGTTGCAGAATATGGTTATATTTTCCTGTGGGATGAGGATCTTGGAGTTGAACACTTTCACCCTGATAG GTATGTTTCTATTATAAAAAGTGAAGGACTGGAGATATCACAACCAGCACTTGATAGTGAAAAATCAGAAGTACATCATCAGATTACTGCACGTGGGAGGAGGTCAAATGTGCACAG AAGGATTTACAAAAGTGGTGTTAGTGGAAAACGTTGTGATGGAAGTAGCACTGCTCCTCCTTGCACAGG GTGGGTTGAAATGATGGCTCCTGTTTTCTCAAGAGCTGCTTGGCGTTGCATTTGGTATATGATCCAG AATGACTTGATCCATGCATGGGGTCTAGATATGCAGCTAGGCTACTGTGCTCAG GGTGATCGAACAAAAAATGTTGGTGTTGTGGATGCTGAATACATAGTCCACTATGGTCATCCTACTCTTGGTGGCTTAGATGTGCATGAG GTTTCATCTCGGACAAAGGATCATAGAGTTGAT GTGAGAAGACTGTCTTACCGTGAATTACAAGTTTTTAGAAAACGATGGCAGAAGGCAGTTGAGGAGGATGAATGTTGGGTCGATCCATTTCAATAA